The region TCGTCTTTTATATTGAAGATATTCCAACCCCCTAATCGAGACTTAATGAGGGATACACTTCCAGATGCTTTTTTATGGCGTTATTGCGGCATCTGCGACTGCTCCCGAAAAAGGCAGGCCGAGGACATGCGCATGATCCAAATGGGGGCCAAAATGAAGCGGGTGTTTTTTAAAGAACGCACATGAAAAGCACCGCGCCTCAAAGACTCGTGCCGTTTGTTTGATCACCGAATTCAAAGAGCCATTGAACAGCATTCCCCATGCTCATTAATTCCGCATGTTCTTTGCTTTCAACTGCCAGGTGAGAAGTAGACACTTCCCTATTTATCATCGTTGCAGCGGGCCGACTGTAAACCTAACACCCTCCCGACAAAGACTTGACCCAAACACGCTGGGTTGGTTttctgcagtatttgttttttcattggatGACCGCGAATCACTTTCTGCCATGCTCCATCTTTTCCCCTTCATAATGTTTCAACCTTGGAATGGAATGAGTCAGCCTGCGCCTTTACTGTATCCAGTATCGCTCTCACTCTCTCCGAATACAAATAATTAATCAGGCACCCCGTTACACATATACAATCCCCTGTTGAACATCCTCCCTTCGACATGTTGTTGCGGATTCCAGTGAGTCGATGCAGAAGCAGAGCCAGAGAGCTCCATGCTGGGGGGCATCCAGCAGaggctttgggggggggctgtcaagGCAGTCAGCTGCTACCCTGCGCAGGCCCCAGGTGTCGGCGCCGAAAatgggggtcgcgggggggagaTGTGCACtacaaaatgctatttttaagACTCGCCACAGGAACGTCACAGACAGATGCTTCCAAAGCCAAAGGAGGAGAAAAGAGGATGGACGGACGGCTCATTTCGCTCGAGCAGACCGAGAGCCGTTTCTAATCCAGTACATTGCCGTGTATGACTGAGTGAAGTTCCACTCAGGGAAACCCATTCACAAATCGACAAATTGATTTGAGTATATTTCAGTTTCTGCAGAAACTGAATGTTATTGCTGAAAAGATGTTGCGCATTATCAACGCCATTTAAGTCACATCCTGTTGCCTCAATGCTACGTTATTCCTTTTCCGATGCATAGACGGATGTGTATCACGACGGTCTCCCTTGCAgtgtttaattaattaaaagacCTCCTGTATAGTCCCGCCgctgccccccctcctcccccctcacTCTCCGTCAGCACAGTGTTCCCTCCTCTGCAGTGCAGCTCTATAATGAAATTGGTTGGAGAGCGACTATTTGATCACTCTTTAATTAACGCCCTTCAGTGGTCGGGGACCAAACGACGTAACATTTTATCTGATTTTTGCCAATTGAAGGGATTAGTaatatgaatggaatgagaaacAGATGGCCTTAATGTGAGTGAAACAGatttgggggcggggcgggAGGCTGAATCCGTTtaatgagggggggaaaaatgaattGCTCTTCATGACTTGGTGAAATCATTCACACAAACTAGCTATTTACTGTACATGATGGTGAGGAGGATATGGACTGCTCCGATCTCAAGTTACAGAGTAAAGTTGAATGTGCTTATTGTGTAGTTAGCCCTTCTGAGATGCATAGCTAACATGCGTTTGTAGACAAAATGTCAACTGTGTGGCTATGCCTGTCCCCCGAGTGACTTTGAGCAGCCTCATTGTGACATCAGAGCAATGTGATTCGATGCACGCTAGTAATTGTTTGGCATTTGTTTGTGTGACGTGATTTTAAGGATTTGGTTAGTCTGGTCATTTGTTGTTgaatccaggaaaaaaaatagacacgaTAAAAACAAGCAGAATAATAGTAAAAGGAACAAGATAAATACATAATGGCAACAGGTTGAAAATTTCGAATGGGGGAGTTTGCAGTGACCACTCTCACAGCGGCGCAGTCCTCTGTCTTGCAGATCCTCTCTCTGCCCTTGTTTAcaagattgtctttttttttttttttaatcgcaaatACGTTTGTGACACTCAATCAAAATTAATGCTGTGTTGGAAATAAGGTGTGGTTCTTAAATGTGCtgttgacattgtttttgttgcatttcatCCATGCCCGAGGTCAAACGATCCTCTCCTTTCCTTGTCCGCAGGTCTCATCCTTCTCTTCTATTTAGTTTTCTACATCTTCCTGGCTGGTCTGTTTGCACTTACCATGTACGTCATGCTGCAGACTTTGGATGACCACAAGCCGACCTGGCAAGACAGACTCACCACACCAGGTGCAGTATCGTAACCGGAGATAAGAGCCAAACAAGCGCACAGTTCACCGTCTGGGGCGCGGTATATACTGACTGCTCTTGCTTTTTGTCTGGCACTCGCAGGGATGGTGATTCAACCCGAATCCGATGAGACTTTTGAGATCATCTATAACATCCAGAAAACCGAGAGTTGGGACATGTACGCTCAGGCCCTGGACAAGTTCCTGGAACGTATGTCCGAGAAAGCTTACCGTGACGGATTATCCCACATTCTTCCGCGAATAACCGAATAAGATGTTTCTTTTAGTGTCCGTATCTACCATGTCACTTTTCATAAAACCCTTGCAAACAAATTCAGAACCTCGTCCTGGCTTTTCTCCGCAGCCTACAACAGCACCGTCCAGGAGCAGAAAAATGACGAATGCAAACCAGACCAGTACTTCTTGCAGGAGGACAGCGGCGATGTGAAGAACAACCCCAAGCGTTCCTGTCAATTCAAACGCGACTTTCTGCAGGACTGCTCGGGACTCTCTGACCGTTACTATGGATACCAGGACGGCAAGCCATGCATCATTATCAAGATGAATCGGGTaggaaagaggagaggaaggaAAGGGATGATGTTGCTAGGAGACAAGGAGTGCCTGTGATAGTGGAACGGGTTGGGATTGAGGGAAAGCAAATTCCCACTTCAAAAGAAACTCTGACTCaaagttatttttaaatcaggctTGTATTTCGTTCCCTGCAGGTGATTGGAATGTTGCCGGGAAAGGCTGGACAGGCTCCTTTTATCACCTGTGGCGCAAAGGTAACCCTGAAAAGCTCAAAATAGCTGACATTACACCGCTCACAGCCGTCACACTGTTTCAACTACAACCGTGCACTGATTTTTCTTGTGAATGTGCCCACTCTCAGAGGTACAAAGTTGGCAAAAATGAATGGGTAAGAATGAATCCCATGCAGTGATTTATAGTGTAGTGTTCGATTCTACATAGCATCATACTGTAGCCACCAAATTCCCCTTTGTAGGTGTAACTACAACTTTAGTAATAGAAAGCCGATACTTCATTAAGTATACCTGCACTAACTAATGAGGTCAcataaaaaacaaccccccccccccaaaaaaatgaacattcatTGTACCATATGATCATTTTTCCTATTTACCACCAAGACAGTACATTACGTTACTGATGTGTTTTTCTTAATGTGATGCAAACAAGCCCCCCAACGTTATGGAAACACCTCCGTGGTACAATTCTATACCAACAACCATAATAGACAACAGATTGTAGCATTGATTCGTAAATACAAGT is a window of Hippocampus zosterae strain Florida chromosome 16, ASM2543408v3, whole genome shotgun sequence DNA encoding:
- the atp1b2b gene encoding sodium/potassium-transporting ATPase subunit beta-2b, whose product is MAKDSEKGEWKEYIWNPRTREFLGRTASSWGLILLFYLVFYIFLAGLFALTMYVMLQTLDDHKPTWQDRLTTPGMVIQPESDETFEIIYNIQKTESWDMYAQALDKFLEPYNSTVQEQKNDECKPDQYFLQEDSGDVKNNPKRSCQFKRDFLQDCSGLSDRYYGYQDGKPCIIIKMNRVIGMLPGKAGQAPFITCGAKREDTDKIGELMYFPPNGTFNLMYYPYYGKKAQVNYSQPLVAVKFLNITVNEDVNIECKINANNIPSGSERDKFAGRVSFKLRINTIN